The Candidatus Alcyoniella australis genome window below encodes:
- the hfq gene encoding RNA chaperone Hfq — protein sequence MKVKINVQDQFLNQVRKEHTPVVLETITGKELKGTIRSFDNFSIVLEDEGLYLIYKHAIAHIQLGQGAKLSNFGPDQQRDSRD from the coding sequence ATGAAAGTTAAAATCAACGTGCAGGATCAGTTCCTCAACCAGGTTCGCAAGGAACATACGCCGGTGGTCCTCGAGACCATCACCGGCAAAGAGTTGAAGGGGACGATCAGGAGTTTCGATAATTTCTCCATCGTGCTCGAGGACGAGGGCCTGTATCTGATCTATAAACACGCCATCGCACACATCCAACTGGGCCAGGGCGCCAAGCTCAGCAACTTCGGCCCTGACCAACAACGGGACAGCAGGGACTGA